The Panicum hallii strain FIL2 chromosome 9, PHallii_v3.1, whole genome shotgun sequence genome has a window encoding:
- the LOC112873624 gene encoding uncharacterized protein LOC112873624, producing the protein MASLTTMEKMLLFHKLESDLFHRLVHDLAQDPAAMRWVIALWLWFESVGHHDFIRRVAALPGPVVLRFVEEAIACLRCLANPPGQGATASDGDGRDRRLPCTNALLTEHINDVAYFQGRREVLDGVSHQHRSICLAVCNVGNTTTCMPSNTGGVPATPPMVSSPIRATPRVVPLPLNPMATSFPLNPMASPWIPIMQSPLPDDYRSLFITFSKGYPISKEDIMEFFNSVFGPCVETVMVEKVAPGQQPVYGRVVLRSAAMIPVVLDGRQTAKFLIKGRHLWARIYIPSTRLSDA; encoded by the exons ATGGCCAGCCTGACCACCATGGAGAAGATGCTCCTCTTCCACAAGCTTGAGAGCGACTTGTTCCACCGACTAgtgcacgacctcgcccaggaCCCGGCGGCCATGCGGTGGGTGATCGCGCTCTGGCTCTGGTTCGAGTCCGTTGGccaccacgacttcatccgCCGCGTGGCCGCTCTACCGGGCCCAGTCGTGCTGCGGTTCGTCGAGGAGGCGATCGCCTGCCTCCGCTGCCTTGCCAACCCACCGGGCCAAGGGGCCACGGCAAGCGATGGCGACGGACGCGACAGGCGCCTGCCCTGCACGAACGCGCTCCTGACTGAGCACATCAACGACGTGGCCTACTTCCAAGGTCGCCGTGAAGTCTTGGACGGCGTCAGCCACCAGCACAGGAGCATCTGCCTCGCCGTTTGCAATGTCGGCAACACCACCACTTGCATGCCCAGCAACACGGGCGGTGTGCCTGCTACCCCGCCGATGGTCAGCTCCCCTATCCGCGCCACCCCGAGGGTGGTACCCTTGCCACTTAACCCGATGGCAACATCCTTTCCACTAAACCCCATGGCATCCCCGTGGATTCCAATAATGCAAAGCCCCTTGCCGGACGACTACCGATCCCTATTCATCACCTTCTCCAAAGGCTACCCCATCAGCAAGGAGGACATCATGGAGTTCTTCAACTC GGTGTTTGGGCCGTGCGTTGAGACGGTGATGGTTGAGAAGGTGGCGCCGGGGCAGCAGCCGGTGTACGGGCGGGTGGTCCTGCGCAGCGCGGCGATGATCCCGGTGGTGCTGGACGGGAGGCAGACAGCCAAGTTCCTGATCAAAGGCAGGCACCTCTGGGCCAGGATCTACATCCCAAGCACCAGGCTCTCCGACGCCTGA